A single window of Puniceicoccales bacterium DNA harbors:
- a CDS encoding replication-associated recombination protein A, with translation MIDDQEILNLSENTEQTRQHVPLAARMRPKTLADIVGQDLILGKSCLLPKLIENNSFGNLLFYGPSGCGKTTIAEIISNQVDCNFVKINAVLSNVAELKEVIHRIKNTNSILFIDEIHRFNKAQQDLLLPDIESGAIRLIGATTHNPGFYVINPLISRSHLVKFEPITADAIISVLNRAMDDSVVGLKATGCSVDQDVLKKIASISDGDLRRALNQLESIVMGVPSGTTINNDIFAKILGNTYTKYDSDEDEHYDTASAFIKSIRGCDPDAAIYWLAKMLVGGEDPRFIARRLVIAASEDIGLADSRALPLAMACFDACEKIGLPECRIILAHVTIFLAAAQKSNSAYLAIDSAMASIRDKGAQQVPLWLRDSHGIISKELGNGKAYKYSHEFPDNISGQEYMVRPEQFYFPRKSGTEQIIGERLAKLRSLKADL, from the coding sequence ATGATAGATGACCAAGAAATACTTAATTTATCGGAAAATACAGAACAGACCAGGCAACATGTACCTCTAGCCGCCAGGATGAGACCCAAAACTCTGGCCGATATTGTCGGGCAGGATCTGATTTTGGGCAAAAGCTGCCTGTTGCCAAAGCTTATAGAAAATAATTCCTTCGGCAATTTGCTATTCTATGGTCCTTCGGGTTGCGGTAAGACAACCATCGCCGAGATAATCTCAAACCAGGTGGATTGCAATTTTGTAAAAATCAATGCTGTTTTGTCAAATGTGGCCGAACTGAAAGAGGTCATCCACAGGATAAAAAATACCAATTCTATCCTTTTTATAGATGAGATTCATAGATTTAACAAGGCTCAGCAGGATTTGCTACTACCAGACATCGAAAGCGGGGCTATTCGATTGATCGGTGCCACCACCCACAATCCAGGGTTTTATGTTATAAATCCGCTTATCAGCAGGAGTCATCTTGTTAAATTCGAACCGATAACTGCCGATGCCATAATCTCTGTATTGAACAGAGCTATGGATGATAGTGTCGTTGGACTGAAAGCCACCGGCTGCTCGGTGGACCAGGATGTGTTGAAAAAGATAGCTAGCATTTCCGACGGAGATCTACGCCGAGCTCTTAATCAACTTGAATCCATCGTGATGGGCGTACCATCCGGCACAACGATAAATAACGATATCTTTGCCAAGATATTAGGCAATACATACACCAAATACGACTCGGACGAAGATGAGCATTATGATACGGCTTCTGCCTTTATAAAAAGCATACGCGGTTGTGATCCCGACGCAGCAATTTATTGGCTAGCGAAAATGTTGGTTGGTGGAGAAGATCCGAGATTTATTGCCCGAAGACTTGTGATTGCGGCTTCTGAAGACATTGGATTGGCCGACTCGCGGGCTCTACCACTGGCGATGGCTTGCTTCGATGCCTGCGAAAAAATTGGCCTACCAGAGTGTAGAATAATCCTAGCCCATGTCACCATATTTTTGGCAGCTGCCCAAAAGAGTAACTCGGCCTATTTGGCCATTGACAGTGCCATGGCTAGCATAAGAGACAAAGGCGCCCAACAGGTACCTCTATGGCTGCGTGATTCCCATGGCATTATATCCAAAGAGCTTGGCAATGGTAAGGCCTATAAGTATAGCCATGAATTCCCGGACAATATCTCAGGGCAAGAGTATATGGTTAGACCAGAACAATTTTATTTCCCAAGAAAATCAGGAACAGAGCAAATAATAGGTGAAAGATTAGCCAAACTCAGATCGCTGAAAGCCGATTTATAG